Proteins encoded together in one Streptomyces sp. NA04227 window:
- a CDS encoding LLM class flavin-dependent oxidoreductase, with the protein MKFQLLSIVNHAPHPLTGRLQPAAERLAEVLDLGVEAERLGLDAVAVGERHAGPFLSSSPTVLLGALAARTERIKLLTGVTVVAILDPVRVAEDYATLDQLSRGRVELVVGKGAEAGHFSLFGLDEARQWDLQREKYELLRRLWREENVDWQGEFRPPLKDVTTVPRPFDGPPRVWHGSATSLNSTELAARHGDPLFTANAVQPRESYARLIDHYRERFAAYGHDPARAHVAAGSGGLLIADSEREAVARYKELYEAKVRQSFRPHLEGKAGYNTPYRTIEEAIADGPQLIGSPQQIIDKILGYHALYRHDLQSVTVDAFGLSPGEQRETLQRFAEEIAPVVRAAAPSSLWE; encoded by the coding sequence GTGAAGTTCCAGCTCCTCTCGATCGTCAACCACGCCCCGCATCCTCTGACCGGCAGGCTGCAGCCCGCCGCCGAGCGGCTGGCCGAGGTGCTCGACCTCGGTGTGGAGGCCGAACGGCTCGGCCTGGACGCCGTGGCCGTCGGCGAGCGGCACGCGGGCCCCTTCCTGTCCTCCAGTCCCACCGTGCTGCTCGGCGCGCTCGCCGCCCGCACGGAGCGGATCAAGCTGCTGACCGGCGTCACCGTGGTGGCCATCCTCGATCCGGTACGGGTCGCCGAGGACTACGCCACCCTCGACCAGCTCTCGCGCGGCCGCGTCGAACTCGTCGTCGGCAAGGGCGCGGAGGCCGGGCACTTCTCCCTGTTCGGGCTCGACGAGGCACGGCAGTGGGACCTCCAGCGCGAGAAGTACGAGCTGCTGCGACGGCTCTGGCGCGAGGAAAACGTCGACTGGCAGGGCGAGTTCCGCCCGCCGCTGAAGGACGTGACCACGGTGCCGCGCCCCTTCGACGGCCCGCCGCGCGTCTGGCACGGCTCGGCGACCAGCCTCAACTCCACCGAACTCGCGGCCCGGCACGGCGATCCCCTGTTCACCGCGAACGCCGTCCAGCCCCGTGAGTCCTACGCGCGACTGATCGACCACTACCGCGAGCGCTTCGCGGCGTACGGCCACGATCCGGCGCGCGCCCATGTCGCCGCGGGCTCCGGCGGACTGCTCATCGCGGACAGCGAACGCGAGGCGGTGGCCCGGTACAAGGAGCTCTACGAGGCCAAGGTGCGCCAGAGCTTCAGGCCGCACCTGGAGGGCAAGGCCGGGTACAACACCCCGTACCGCACCATCGAGGAGGCGATCGCGGACGGGCCGCAACTCATCGGCTCCCCGCAGCAGATCATCGACAAGATCCTCGGATACCACGCGCTGTACCGGCACGATCTGCAGTCGGTCACCGTCGACGCCTTCGGGCTTTCCCCGGGCGAGCAGCGCGAGACCCTGCAACGCTTCGCGGAGGAGATCGCGCCGGTGGTACGCGCCGCGGCGCCGAGCTCCCTGTGGGAGTGA
- a CDS encoding PAC2 family protein, translated as MIELEGVPELIDPVMVAAFEGWNDAGDAASTAVAHLEKEWKGEVFAALDAEDYYDFQVNRPTVFLEDGVRKITWPTTRLSVVRVGGDKPRDLVLVRGIEPSMRWRSFCNELLGFAHELGVELVVVLGALLGDTPHTRPVPVSGVTSDPDLARTMNLEETRYEGPTGIVGILQEACTHAGVPAVSLWAAVPHYVSQPPNPKATLALLNRLEDLIDLRIPLGELAEDARAWQLGVDQLAAEDSEVAEYVQSLEEARDTAELPEASGEAIAREFERYLRRRDGGGGPVAGGHATDGGEGPPFLRDPGTGGRTKPPRSPRPTGEEDGGSGPEDSSGGSSEG; from the coding sequence GTGATCGAGCTCGAGGGGGTTCCCGAGCTGATCGACCCGGTCATGGTGGCCGCGTTCGAGGGCTGGAACGATGCGGGCGACGCCGCTTCCACGGCGGTCGCGCATCTGGAGAAGGAGTGGAAGGGCGAGGTGTTCGCCGCGCTGGACGCGGAGGACTACTACGACTTCCAGGTCAACCGGCCGACGGTGTTCCTGGAGGACGGGGTGCGCAAGATCACCTGGCCCACCACGCGCCTGTCGGTGGTCCGGGTCGGCGGCGACAAGCCCCGTGACCTGGTCCTGGTGCGCGGCATCGAGCCGTCGATGCGCTGGCGCTCCTTCTGCAACGAACTCCTGGGCTTCGCCCACGAGTTGGGTGTCGAGCTGGTGGTGGTGCTCGGTGCGCTGCTCGGCGACACCCCGCACACCCGGCCGGTGCCCGTCAGCGGCGTCACCTCCGATCCGGACCTGGCCCGCACGATGAACCTGGAGGAGACCCGCTACGAGGGCCCGACGGGCATCGTCGGCATTCTCCAGGAGGCCTGCACCCATGCCGGGGTGCCCGCGGTGAGCCTGTGGGCCGCGGTCCCGCACTATGTCTCGCAGCCGCCCAACCCCAAGGCCACCCTGGCGCTGCTCAACCGGCTCGAAGACCTCATCGACCTGCGGATCCCGCTCGGCGAACTCGCCGAGGACGCCCGGGCCTGGCAGCTGGGCGTGGACCAACTGGCCGCCGAGGACAGCGAGGTGGCCGAATACGTGCAGTCCCTGGAGGAAGCCCGGGACACCGCGGAGCTGCCGGAGGCCTCCGGCGAGGCGATCGCCCGCGAGTTCGAGCGCTATCTGCGCCGCAGGGACGGCGGTGGCGGCCCGGTCGCGGGCGGCCACGCCACCGACGGCGGCGAGGGTCCCCCGTTCCTGCGGGACCCGGGCACCGGCGGGCGCACCAAGCCGCCGAGGTCGCCGCGGCCCACCGGCGAGGAGGACGGCGGCAGCGGCCCGGAGGACTCCTCGGGGGGCTCCTCGGAGGGCTGA
- a CDS encoding NPCBM/NEW2 domain-containing protein produces the protein MQTRIRKRLAVAGALAGLLATCVGTAGAAQAEDPAPEGTTVGDVTDFSADGSVFHLQAGKAEARVSFVDQETFRIELAPDGKFTDPTGKDIVQPQGKPPAARWKERDDRYELSTDQVTLRAYKSPLRFALYRADGTKLWSETKGLTWTKDATTQSLDRGASEQFYGAGMQNGRGNTSHRGQKVEVGVDYNWNDGGHPNSVPFYLSTAGYGVFRNTYAPNTYTFGEPVTAAAKEQRFDAYYFAGGSAKDVIGQYTSLTGKPFLPPIYGLEIGDADCYLHNANRGERHTLDSLKVVDKYLENDLPLGWKLVNDGYGCGYENLAETGKGMQERKAQLGLWTEDGLDKLADQVKAGQRVAKLDVAWVGDGYKFALDGCKDAYKGIEDNSDARGLTWAPESWAGAQRCGVQWSGDQSGSWENIRFQIPTYAGATMSGLAYTTGDVDGIFGGSPKTYVRDMQWKSLLPMTMTMDGWAATDKQPFVHGEPYTSINRKYQKLHEALLPYLYSYAHEATKTGVGAVRPLALEYPDDPKAATEAAKYEFLTGENLLIAPVYEDTDVRDGIYLPKGTWTDYWTGRTYQGPTTLNGYNAPLDTLPMFVKAGAAVPMWPGIRSYQDRRPDSRLAWDVYPQGSSSFTLYEDDGVTREHRAGKFSTQQVEVRAPRQGAGDVSLQVGAAKGQFDGKAAKRPYSFALHTADAPSTVELGGRKLAALGSKSAFDKASEGWYYDRDDRAGVIHVKTAPQATDRSFTLRATGTSAVGGKVPGAGAAVSAPSGQEIVVGAASKVSFDVTAGNRTATDVRLELGLPEGWKAEQPRTIGRIEAGATERVEVRVTPPADARFGQSTLTTRARYTSAGEQRTATGLFGVSTVPKPPTADTWASDMEWLTDTNGYGPAERDRSNGESQGDDGRTLTLAGKTYEKGIGTHANSDIEVYLGGQCSRFTADVGIDDEIPDYGEVAFSVEADGKVLWTSPKVTGSSATVPVDLDVSGAKHLRLKVTDTNKKKTGDHGDWAAARFNCG, from the coding sequence ATGCAAACACGAATACGCAAGAGGTTGGCTGTTGCGGGAGCCCTTGCGGGACTTCTGGCGACATGCGTGGGAACAGCGGGAGCGGCGCAGGCCGAAGACCCCGCACCGGAGGGCACGACCGTCGGCGACGTCACGGACTTCTCCGCCGACGGCTCCGTCTTCCACCTTCAGGCGGGCAAGGCCGAGGCCCGGGTCAGCTTCGTGGACCAGGAGACCTTCCGTATCGAGCTCGCCCCGGACGGCAAGTTCACCGATCCGACCGGCAAGGACATCGTGCAGCCGCAGGGCAAGCCGCCCGCCGCGCGCTGGAAGGAGAGGGACGACCGCTACGAGCTGAGCACGGACCAGGTCACGCTGCGCGCGTACAAGTCCCCGCTCCGCTTCGCCCTGTACCGGGCGGACGGCACCAAGCTGTGGTCCGAGACCAAGGGTCTGACCTGGACCAAGGACGCGACCACCCAGAGCCTGGACCGCGGCGCGAGCGAGCAGTTCTACGGCGCCGGGATGCAGAACGGCCGCGGCAACACCTCGCACCGCGGCCAGAAGGTCGAGGTCGGCGTCGACTACAACTGGAACGACGGCGGCCACCCCAACTCGGTGCCGTTCTACCTCTCCACCGCCGGATACGGGGTCTTCCGCAACACCTACGCCCCCAACACGTACACCTTCGGCGAGCCCGTCACCGCCGCCGCCAAGGAACAGCGTTTCGACGCCTACTACTTCGCGGGCGGCTCGGCCAAGGACGTGATCGGCCAGTACACCTCGCTCACCGGCAAGCCGTTCCTGCCGCCCATCTACGGCCTGGAGATCGGCGACGCGGACTGCTATCTGCACAACGCCAACCGCGGCGAGCGGCACACCCTGGACTCGCTGAAGGTCGTCGACAAGTACCTCGAGAACGACCTCCCGCTCGGCTGGAAGCTCGTCAACGACGGCTACGGCTGCGGCTACGAGAACCTGGCCGAGACCGGCAAGGGCATGCAGGAGCGCAAGGCGCAGCTCGGACTGTGGACCGAGGACGGCCTGGACAAGCTGGCGGACCAGGTCAAGGCCGGTCAGCGGGTGGCCAAGCTGGACGTCGCCTGGGTCGGCGACGGCTACAAGTTCGCGCTCGACGGCTGCAAGGACGCCTATAAGGGCATCGAGGACAACAGCGACGCCCGCGGCCTCACCTGGGCGCCGGAGAGCTGGGCGGGCGCGCAGCGCTGCGGCGTGCAGTGGTCCGGCGACCAGTCCGGCAGCTGGGAGAACATCCGCTTCCAGATCCCCACGTACGCGGGCGCGACCATGTCCGGTCTCGCGTACACCACCGGCGACGTGGACGGGATCTTCGGCGGCAGCCCCAAGACGTACGTACGCGACATGCAGTGGAAGTCGCTGCTGCCGATGACGATGACCATGGACGGCTGGGCGGCCACCGACAAGCAGCCCTTCGTGCACGGTGAGCCGTACACCTCGATCAACCGCAAGTACCAGAAGCTGCACGAGGCCCTGCTGCCGTACCTGTACTCGTACGCGCACGAGGCCACCAAGACCGGTGTCGGCGCGGTCCGGCCGCTGGCCCTGGAGTACCCGGACGACCCGAAGGCCGCCACCGAGGCCGCCAAGTACGAGTTCCTGACCGGCGAGAACCTCCTGATCGCCCCGGTCTACGAGGACACCGACGTACGCGACGGCATCTACCTGCCCAAGGGCACCTGGACCGACTACTGGACGGGCCGCACCTACCAGGGCCCGACCACGCTCAACGGCTACAACGCCCCGCTCGACACCTTGCCGATGTTCGTCAAGGCGGGCGCCGCCGTGCCCATGTGGCCCGGCATCAGGTCCTACCAGGACCGCCGCCCCGACTCCCGGCTCGCCTGGGACGTCTACCCGCAGGGCTCCTCGTCCTTCACGCTGTACGAGGACGACGGCGTGACCCGTGAGCACCGCGCGGGCAAGTTCTCCACCCAGCAGGTCGAGGTACGCGCGCCCCGCCAGGGCGCCGGCGACGTGAGCCTCCAAGTGGGCGCCGCCAAGGGCCAGTTCGACGGCAAGGCGGCCAAGCGGCCGTACTCCTTCGCGCTGCACACCGCGGACGCCCCCTCCACCGTCGAACTCGGCGGCCGCAAGCTCGCCGCCCTCGGCTCCAAGTCCGCCTTCGACAAGGCGAGCGAGGGCTGGTACTACGACCGCGACGACCGGGCGGGCGTGATCCACGTCAAGACGGCGCCGCAGGCCACCGACCGGAGCTTCACGCTGCGCGCCACCGGCACCAGCGCGGTCGGCGGCAAGGTGCCGGGCGCCGGGGCCGCCGTCTCCGCGCCCTCGGGCCAGGAGATCGTGGTCGGCGCCGCTTCGAAGGTGAGCTTCGACGTCACCGCCGGCAACAGGACCGCCACCGACGTACGGCTCGAACTCGGCCTGCCGGAAGGCTGGAAGGCCGAGCAGCCCCGGACCATCGGCCGTATCGAGGCCGGAGCCACCGAGCGGGTCGAGGTGCGGGTCACCCCGCCCGCGGACGCCAGGTTCGGACAGAGCACCCTGACCACCCGGGCGCGTTACACCTCCGCCGGTGAACAGCGCACCGCCACGGGCCTGTTCGGGGTCTCCACCGTGCCCAAGCCGCCCACCGCGGACACCTGGGCGAGCGACATGGAGTGGCTGACCGACACCAACGGCTACGGTCCGGCGGAACGGGACCGCAGCAACGGCGAGTCCCAGGGGGACGACGGCCGCACCCTGACGCTGGCGGGCAAGACCTACGAGAAGGGGATCGGCACCCACGCCAACTCCGACATCGAGGTCTACCTCGGCGGCCAGTGCTCCCGCTTCACCGCCGACGTCGGCATCGACGACGAGATCCCCGACTACGGCGAGGTCGCCTTCTCCGTGGAGGCCGACGGCAAGGTCCTGTGGACCTCGCCCAAGGTCACCGGCTCCTCGGCCACCGTCCCGGTGGACCTGGACGTCTCCGGGGCCAAGCACCTGCGGCTGAAGGTCACCGACACCAACAAGAAGAAGACCGGTGACCACGGGGACTGGGCGGCTGCCCGGTTCAACTGCGGCTAG
- the mshC gene encoding cysteine--1-D-myo-inosityl 2-amino-2-deoxy-alpha-D-glucopyranoside ligase → MHAWPASEVPALPGAGRDLRIHDTATGGLVTLDPGPVARIYVCGITPYDATHLGHAATYNAFDLVQRVWLDTKRQVHYVQNVTDIDDPLLERAQRDGVDWAGLAEKETALFREDMTALRMLPPREYIGAVEAIPGIVPLVERLRDAGAAYELDGDVYFSVEADPHFGQVSGLDAAAMRLLSAERGGDPDRPGKKNPLDPMLWMAAREGEPHWDGASLGPGRPGWHIECVAIALDHLGMGFDVQGGGSDLAFPHHEMGASHAQALTGEFPFAKAYVHAGMVALHGQKMSKSKGNLVFVSQLRRDGVDPAAIRLSLLAHHYRADWEWTDAVLDTAVERLARWRAAVSRPDGPSAEALVEEVREALANDLDAPAALAAVDRWAALQEESGGTDEGAPGVVTRTVDALLGVAL, encoded by the coding sequence ATGCATGCCTGGCCAGCTTCTGAGGTCCCCGCCCTTCCCGGCGCGGGCCGCGACCTCCGGATCCACGACACCGCGACCGGTGGCCTCGTCACCCTCGACCCCGGTCCCGTCGCCCGTATCTACGTCTGCGGTATCACCCCGTACGACGCGACCCACCTGGGTCACGCGGCGACCTACAACGCGTTCGACCTCGTGCAGCGCGTGTGGCTCGACACCAAGCGCCAGGTCCACTACGTGCAGAACGTGACGGACATCGACGATCCGCTGCTCGAGCGCGCGCAGCGGGACGGCGTCGACTGGGCGGGGCTCGCCGAGAAGGAGACCGCCCTGTTCCGCGAGGACATGACGGCACTGCGGATGCTGCCGCCCCGGGAGTACATCGGCGCGGTCGAGGCCATACCCGGCATCGTCCCGCTGGTGGAGCGCCTGCGGGACGCGGGCGCCGCCTACGAGCTCGACGGCGACGTCTACTTCTCCGTCGAGGCGGACCCGCATTTCGGCCAGGTCTCCGGACTGGACGCGGCGGCCATGCGGCTGCTGTCGGCCGAGCGCGGCGGGGACCCGGACCGTCCGGGCAAGAAGAACCCGCTCGACCCGATGCTGTGGATGGCCGCCCGTGAGGGCGAGCCCCACTGGGACGGCGCCTCGCTGGGCCCGGGCCGTCCGGGCTGGCACATCGAGTGCGTGGCGATAGCACTCGACCACCTCGGGATGGGCTTCGACGTCCAGGGCGGCGGCAGCGACCTCGCCTTCCCGCACCACGAGATGGGCGCCTCCCACGCCCAGGCGCTGACCGGCGAGTTCCCCTTCGCCAAGGCGTATGTGCACGCCGGAATGGTGGCGCTGCACGGGCAGAAGATGTCCAAGTCCAAGGGCAATCTGGTCTTCGTCTCCCAGCTCCGGCGGGACGGCGTCGACCCGGCCGCCATCCGGCTGAGCCTGCTCGCCCATCACTACCGGGCCGACTGGGAGTGGACGGACGCCGTACTGGACACCGCGGTGGAGCGGCTCGCCCGCTGGCGCGCCGCCGTCTCGCGCCCGGACGGACCGAGCGCCGAGGCCCTGGTCGAGGAAGTGCGCGAGGCCCTCGCCAACGATCTCGACGCTCCCGCCGCGCTGGCCGCGGTGGACCGCTGGGCGGCACTCCAGGAGGAGAGCGGCGGCACCGACGAAGGGGCGCCCGGAGTGGTGACCCGCACCGTCGACGCACTGCTCGGCGTGGCTCTCTAG
- a CDS encoding SCO1664 family protein — protein sequence MPAPERLPARAVNAEELLREGELTVRGRIREASNAVLLCEVVHGDQRAECVYKPVAGERPLWDFPDGTLAQREVAAYEVCEALGWGLVPPTVLREGPYGTGMCQLWIDAEPDGELLALVDTEEPGPGWKSVGFAEVGEGRTALLVHADDARLRRLAVLDAVINNADRKGGHLIPGPDGRLYGIDHGVTFNAENKLRTLLWGWAGEPLTEEALRALQALDKALTGGEPLARRLSALITEAEAEALRARVGALLATGVHPVPSGDWPPIPWPPV from the coding sequence ATGCCCGCGCCAGAACGGCTACCGGCGCGGGCAGTGAACGCAGAGGAGTTGCTCCGCGAGGGCGAGCTGACGGTACGCGGACGCATCCGCGAGGCATCCAACGCCGTGCTGCTGTGCGAGGTCGTCCACGGCGACCAGCGCGCCGAGTGCGTCTACAAGCCGGTCGCGGGCGAGCGGCCGCTGTGGGACTTCCCCGACGGCACCCTCGCCCAGCGCGAGGTCGCCGCGTACGAGGTCTGTGAGGCGCTCGGCTGGGGTCTGGTGCCGCCGACGGTGCTGCGCGAGGGCCCGTACGGCACGGGCATGTGCCAGCTGTGGATCGACGCGGAGCCGGACGGGGAACTGCTCGCCCTGGTGGACACCGAGGAACCGGGGCCCGGCTGGAAGTCGGTCGGCTTCGCCGAGGTGGGGGAGGGCAGGACCGCGCTGCTCGTGCACGCCGACGACGCGCGGCTGCGCAGGCTGGCCGTCCTCGACGCCGTGATCAACAACGCCGACCGCAAGGGCGGCCACCTGATACCGGGCCCGGACGGCCGCCTCTACGGGATCGACCACGGTGTGACCTTCAACGCCGAGAACAAGCTCCGCACCCTGCTGTGGGGCTGGGCGGGTGAGCCGCTCACCGAGGAGGCGCTGCGCGCGCTCCAGGCCCTGGACAAGGCGCTCACCGGGGGCGAACCGCTCGCCCGGCGGCTGTCCGCGCTGATCACCGAGGCGGAGGCCGAGGCCCTGCGCGCCCGGGTCGGCGCCCTGCTGGCGACCGGTGTGCACCCGGTGCCCAGCGGGGACTGGCCGCCCATTCCCTGGCCGCCGGTGTAG
- a CDS encoding DUF3090 domain-containing protein: MSRQVFLYDPPERFVAGTVGLPGRRTFFLQASAGGRVTSVALEKTQVAALAERMDELLDEVVRRSGGSASVPAVAPTEIADTAPLDAPVEEEFRVGTMALAWDGDEQRMVVEAQALVELDLDGADSEEDLAEAEERLLQDEENGPPMLRVRLSGAQARAFAKRALDVVNAGRPPCPLCSLPLDPEGHVCPRQNGYRRGQ; this comes from the coding sequence GTGTCCCGTCAGGTGTTTCTGTACGACCCGCCGGAGCGCTTCGTAGCCGGCACGGTCGGGCTCCCCGGGCGCCGCACCTTCTTTCTGCAGGCCTCGGCCGGTGGCCGCGTGACGAGTGTCGCCCTGGAGAAGACACAGGTCGCCGCGCTCGCCGAACGCATGGACGAACTGCTCGACGAGGTCGTGCGGCGCAGCGGCGGCAGTGCCTCGGTGCCCGCCGTCGCGCCCACCGAGATCGCCGACACCGCGCCCCTGGACGCCCCCGTCGAGGAGGAGTTCCGGGTCGGCACCATGGCACTGGCCTGGGACGGCGACGAGCAGCGGATGGTGGTCGAGGCGCAGGCCCTGGTGGAGCTGGACCTCGACGGCGCCGACAGCGAGGAGGACCTCGCCGAGGCCGAGGAGCGGCTGCTCCAGGACGAGGAGAACGGGCCCCCGATGCTGCGGGTCCGGCTCAGCGGCGCCCAGGCGCGGGCCTTCGCCAAACGCGCCCTCGACGTCGTCAACGCGGGCCGCCCGCCGTGCCCGCTGTGCAGTCTTCCGCTCGACCCGGAGGGGCACGTATGCCCGCGCCAGAACGGCTACCGGCGCGGGCAGTGA
- a CDS encoding histidine phosphatase family protein: MPTLLLVRHGRSTANTAGLLAGWTPGVALDERGAAQAAALPDRLAGIELAAAVSSPLQRCQETLAPLLAARPGLAPHTEDRIGECDYGDWSGRKLAELLDEPLMEVVQQHPSAAAFPGGESMRAMAARAGEAVREWNERIEREHGADATYVMCSHGDIIKALVADALGLHLDLFQRIAVEPCSVTVIRYTRVRPFLIRLGDTGDFASLLPRPAPADQAPDGEATVGGGAGAP; the protein is encoded by the coding sequence ATGCCGACGCTGCTGCTGGTACGCCATGGACGCTCCACCGCCAACACCGCGGGACTGCTTGCCGGGTGGACACCCGGGGTCGCCCTCGACGAGCGGGGCGCGGCCCAGGCCGCGGCGCTGCCGGACCGGCTGGCCGGGATCGAGCTGGCCGCCGCAGTGTCCAGCCCGCTCCAGCGCTGCCAGGAGACGCTCGCCCCGCTGCTCGCCGCGCGGCCGGGCCTCGCCCCGCACACCGAGGACCGCATCGGCGAGTGCGACTACGGCGACTGGTCCGGCCGCAAGCTCGCCGAACTGCTCGACGAGCCGCTGATGGAGGTCGTCCAGCAGCACCCCTCGGCCGCGGCGTTCCCCGGCGGCGAGTCGATGCGGGCCATGGCCGCCAGGGCGGGCGAGGCGGTACGGGAGTGGAATGAGCGGATCGAGCGCGAGCACGGGGCGGACGCGACGTACGTCATGTGTTCGCACGGCGACATCATCAAGGCCCTGGTGGCGGACGCGCTCGGGCTGCACCTGGACCTGTTCCAGCGGATCGCGGTCGAGCCCTGCTCGGTCACCGTCATCCGCTACACCAGGGTGCGGCCCTTCCTGATCCGGCTCGGCGACACCGGCGACTTCGCCTCGCTGCTGCCCCGCCCGGCCCCCGCCGACCAGGCACCGGACGGCGAGGCGACCGTCGGGGGCGGTGCGGGCGCACCGTGA
- the corA gene encoding magnesium/cobalt transporter CorA, with translation MIVDCAVYRDGRRAEEPADLSDALASARAARNSFVWIGLHAPTAPEFARVAEEFQLHKLAVEDSLNAHQRPKLEVYDDSLFMVLKPVEYEPHSDTVTSGELMIFIGDAFVVTVRHGEDTTLARVRHRLEHERETLRHGPTAVLYTIADAVVDHYLEVATELQNDLEILEAEVFAPTGGARAAASQIYLFKRQILEFRRATGPLAAPVARLAGAGPASPALPFLEDTAEPFFRDVSDHLTRVNDTTESLDRLVSDVLSAHLAQMSVRQNDDMRKISAWAAMAAVPTMIAGIYGMNFDHMPELHWVWSYPALMGLLVVLEVCLYRLFKRRGWM, from the coding sequence ATGATTGTCGACTGCGCCGTGTACCGGGACGGGCGGCGGGCCGAGGAGCCCGCCGACCTCTCCGACGCTCTCGCCTCGGCGCGGGCCGCCAGGAACTCCTTTGTGTGGATCGGCCTGCACGCACCCACCGCGCCGGAGTTCGCCCGCGTCGCGGAGGAGTTCCAGCTCCACAAACTCGCCGTGGAGGACTCGCTCAACGCGCACCAGCGGCCGAAGCTGGAGGTCTACGACGACTCGCTGTTCATGGTCCTCAAGCCGGTCGAGTACGAGCCGCACAGCGACACCGTCACCTCCGGCGAGCTGATGATCTTCATCGGCGACGCCTTCGTGGTGACCGTCCGGCACGGCGAGGACACCACGCTCGCCCGGGTCCGACACCGTCTGGAGCACGAGCGCGAGACCCTGCGGCACGGCCCGACCGCGGTCCTCTACACGATCGCGGACGCGGTGGTGGACCACTATCTGGAGGTCGCCACCGAGCTGCAGAACGACCTGGAGATCCTGGAGGCCGAGGTCTTCGCCCCCACCGGCGGGGCGCGCGCCGCCGCCTCCCAGATCTATCTCTTCAAGCGCCAGATCCTGGAGTTCCGGCGGGCCACCGGGCCGCTCGCCGCCCCGGTGGCACGGCTGGCGGGGGCCGGACCGGCCTCCCCCGCCCTGCCGTTCCTGGAGGACACGGCCGAGCCGTTCTTCCGCGATGTGAGCGACCATCTGACCCGGGTCAACGACACCACAGAGTCGCTGGACCGACTCGTCTCGGACGTGCTCTCGGCCCATCTGGCGCAGATGAGCGTCCGGCAGAACGACGACATGCGCAAGATCTCCGCCTGGGCCGCGATGGCCGCCGTGCCCACCATGATCGCCGGGATCTACGGCATGAACTTCGACCACATGCCCGAGCTCCACTGGGTCTGGTCGTACCCCGCGTTGATGGGGCTCTTGGTGGTCCTCGAGGTCTGCCTGTACCGGCTGTTCAAGCGGCGCGGATGGATGTGA
- a CDS encoding ferritin-like domain-containing protein — MLSAKSLFTEIFDNDESFRLFCSIAASGEAQGGWENGRIAALVPESQRALAPKITRHGADEDKHGRIFRALMKKRGLTATEVPAETDYTMLLERSGIGLPHDRLGGEVPLTVEDIVTYLAHSRVTEQRASEQMDLLRKHFGDHPDVGRAVQMISGDEDNHLAYCHEELLRFARAGHGRAIQGILRECALAEIRIYRDVSLAVMAHMGRILGWPRAKSAVLAAGIHAVYRYERLVGWRRMVSLAMPERRNALGGPAATAPEFA, encoded by the coding sequence ATGCTGTCGGCCAAGAGTCTGTTCACGGAGATCTTCGACAACGACGAGTCGTTCCGGCTGTTCTGCTCCATCGCCGCGAGCGGAGAGGCGCAGGGCGGCTGGGAGAACGGCCGTATCGCCGCCCTCGTCCCCGAGAGCCAGCGGGCCCTCGCGCCCAAGATCACGCGGCACGGCGCGGACGAGGACAAGCACGGCAGGATCTTCCGGGCGCTGATGAAGAAGCGCGGTCTGACGGCCACCGAGGTCCCCGCCGAGACCGACTACACGATGCTGCTCGAAAGGAGCGGCATCGGCCTGCCGCACGACCGGCTCGGCGGCGAAGTGCCCCTGACGGTCGAGGACATCGTCACCTACCTCGCGCACAGCAGGGTCACCGAACAGCGCGCCTCGGAGCAGATGGACCTGCTCCGCAAGCACTTCGGGGACCACCCCGACGTCGGCCGCGCGGTGCAGATGATCTCCGGCGACGAGGACAACCATCTCGCGTACTGCCACGAGGAGTTGCTGCGTTTCGCCCGGGCCGGTCACGGCCGCGCGATCCAGGGCATCCTGCGCGAGTGCGCCCTCGCCGAGATCCGCATCTACCGTGACGTCAGCCTCGCGGTGATGGCCCACATGGGCCGGATCCTGGGCTGGCCGCGTGCCAAGTCCGCGGTGCTCGCGGCGGGCATCCACGCGGTGTACCGGTACGAACGGCTGGTCGGCTGGCGGCGGATGGTCTCCCTCGCGATGCCCGAGCGCCGCAACGCCCTCGGCGGCCCGGCGGCCACCGCGCCCGAGTTCGCCTGA